The DNA segment AAGTGCTTTTATCATTATTGTCACCTGTGCATAAATACCAAAATCCAGATTACTAGCAAGAGAGAAACCAAAACAAAGTATTTCAAAGATAGGAATAACAATTGTAATAAAACTATCAACCTCATGCACTATCACTAGAGAAAAGATCAATTGTAACTCCATATAAACAAACACATTTCAGAGTTCGAAAGAAGTGTATAACTAGCAGATCTACAATGCAGCAAGTTTAAAAACAAAAGCAGATCTACACATACAATGAACTTCAATCATTGAAACACACTCCAGTTGTCTTCATGTTGTTAGAACCTGCAGTAATAAAGACAATTATTAATGTAAAAATATCAATGAAACACTATCTTTTAAACAAATGAAAAATTTAAAGTACCAGCTATCGATTCAAAATCTTCTTCATCTGTATTGTCATCATTGTTATGATGATTATCTACAATTGATCTGTTAAACGAAACATTGTCATATTTAAAATAGACAAAATTTGAAATCAATTCgttcaaaaaatattaaaatatacaaAATTAATCGACACATACCCATCACACAAATTTGGACAGTTACGTTTGTCATGAGACACACCTCGACGCCCACATCCATGACATAGCCTGGTCTTTGAGGTTGATTTCTCCTTTGATGATTTTAATCTCTTACCACACCCTTTTGTTCTCACTTCAGAAGGATCAATTATACCAAGGGTCTCATCCCTGGTTTTCTTCATTTGAATTCCACTGTTGAATGTTCTACTACTGTTAATCTCTCTAATTTTGCTATCAATATAATCAAATTGTTCATCCAAGAATCTTGTTCCCTCATTAGTCAAAGATGCATTATCAATTAATACAGAAGCTCTATATGATAACTTTGAGTGTCTTGAAATCAAACACCTTTCTGGATCTTCAATGACATTTTGCTCAGGCATATAACATATTGCTCCAACTTTTGCATCTCGTGTCCATCGTTTGAGTATATATTTTTCAGGAAATTGAGACACTTGGTTAATACGAAAAAAGCTAACATATGTCTGCATGGAATGCCATCGAATTCAAATTTCATACAACTGCACGATACATATTCCTTCTATTTATCATGCGTAAGCACCCTTGGCTTGTAGGAAGAACAACTTTGAAAATTTATCACATCGTAAACCACTAACTCAACTCCTATAGATGTTTTCTGTAAATGATAACCATGACTCTCGTTCATTTCATTTTGAAACTCCATCCATTTCTTTTTTGTGTACACTTTAACCATTTGAGTTTCCATTGGCCATATTGTTTTAGTCTTGGGATGCTCATTCATATCAATATGATTGGCAACTAACTCATTGTGCCTTTGATGTCGGAGTGCTCTATTGAAATGAATGATAAAATTCATCAATGAGTTCTTATTTGAGACATACCTCTTGAAAAATGCATGTGAACTTTCAGATCTCAGACTACTTGACATTCCAGCTGAAAATATATGGTTAAAATATGCTGGCACCCACTTGTGTCGCAATTCATACATCAATGACAACCAATCATTTTTCTCCAAGTTAGCATACTTTATAACCTCTTTCCAAGAATTCTCAAATTCATCAGGTGCTATAGAATTTGCAATGACATTCTTTATGCTTCGGTAGTGGTCACGAAAATTTATAGGGTCTAATTTATCAGTGAATTTGTTCAATATATGCCACAAACAATATCGATGCACTGTTTGCGGGAAAACCTGTGCAATGGCTTTCGTCATAGCAGGATCCTGGTCAGTAATGATGATGTTTGGTTTATCTTTAGACATGGCTTCTATGAACTTGttaaacaatcaaacaaaagaCTCAATTTTCTCGTCACTTAGAAATCCGCAACCAAAAACAATTgtctgatgatgatgattaacCCCTACAAATGGCGCGAAAATCATCCCATATTTGTTGGTGTTATATGTTGTATCAAACACAACTGCATCACCAAATACACTGTATGCCCTTCTTGATACAGGATCTTCCCAAAAACACCTAATAAATCTATTATCTGAATCAGtctcataatcaaagaaaaaaaatctgaattctTCTCTTTCTCAAACTCAAATAGCTCAATCAGTGATTCGGCATCGATACCCTTTTGTTCATCTCTTAGAGTTCTCTCAGAGTTTCTGATATCTCTTTCTGTGCAACCTACATGTTCAGGTCCTCCGTACTCTATCTCCAATAATCACATTTGTTGACAAGTTGGCACATTGGCTTCTGAAAACTGTTGAGTTAGTGCTTTCTTTGCTGCCGAAAAATTACGATGTGAGCGTAGCAAATGTACCTTTGAAGGAGTCGAGAGTGGATGATTATGACTTTCCATGAAGGTACTGACAACCCAATTATTACCAGTTTGGTTCTTGACAACTGAAATCTTTGACTTACATCCAGTTCTAAATTCACCACGAGCTCTTTCTTTTTTCGGTTGATCACATTTTACCTGTTTATTTGACCGAGTTTCATCTGTATGCCCTTCTTTAAAACATacattttttttccaaacaacTTCATTTGTCTTATTTTTCTTGCTATTGCTTATTCTCGCACTAAATCCAGATTCTTGTGCATATTGGTTATAGAATGAAAATGCCTCCTCTAGTGATGCAAATTCCATCCCAATTTTTGGTTTTCGATCATCTACAACTTGGGGAATGTATAGCTGATCATCACCGCTATTTCCTTCCATTGCTTGAAAAAATGGTTAGACAAAATTTTACAAGTTAAAACCTCAGGCCgtcaaatattttttacaaaTAGGAAGATAACAGAATGATTCAGCCCAAATCAAAATGAATATGTATATGTGCACCAACgaatccaaattttttttttaaaaaaaagaaaatcatacccaatttttttttaaaaaacaatacaAATTCAGACAAGTGACGAAAGAGAAAATTAATCAATATTTCATAGCATGCAAAGGAATAGGGAAAAAAACAGAGTCAACAAAGAATTAAaacagaaaattaaaaaaaaaaaaaaaaaagcgagCCTTTTACCATCTTAGAGTAAACTACCACACAATATGAGAGTCTAACTCTATCATACAGTAAACTACCCACATCCAATCCCCCTGCATACCTCGTTCAAAAATTCAACTtgtatgaaatatttttcaattaatCGAAATTGAGTGGAGTTTGTTTGCCCTCCGaaggaaaatataataaaaGCATTAATTCACATATTctaaacaaaaaatttaaaataaaaattgatttgcaAAAGAAATCGAGAGGCACTAATCCAGATAATCAAAAAAATATCGTTTCACATTCCGATAGAAAAAGAATAATcccgcatatatatatatatacatatatatatatatatatatatatatatatcaattttgaTCTCCTGCACACCATCTTTGTGCACTACTGTGTATACCACTGAGGTGGCGTCCACATGTCAGCcacgtattttaatttttttaaaaaacaaacaaacaaaagcTGACTAATTAAACAAACGTGACCAAGAAGCTTCTGAAACTCTCTCAACAAGTTCTCCAAACTCTCTAGAGCGATTAACACCATCCCAGCCGCCACGCCTCTCCGCCCGTCGTCCAATCTCTGTCGTGGTTTTTTTCGTGTCGCCTCACCACTGCTGTTCCCACtccgatttttttatttttcaacaaGGTATGCGGGATTATTCTTTTTCTATGGGAATGtgaatcaatatttttttaattatctgGATTAGTGCCTCTCGATTTCTTTtgcaaatcaatttttattttaatttttttgtttagaaTATGTGAATTAATGCttttattatattttccttTGGAGGGCAAACAAACTCTACTCAATTTCGattaattgaaaaatatttcatacCAGTTGAATTTTTGAACGAGGTATGCAGGGGGATTGGATGTGGGTAGTTTACTGTATGATAGAGTTAGGCTCTCATATTGTGTGGTAGTTTACTCTAAGATGGTAAAAGGctcgctttttttttttaattttctgttTTAATTCTTTGTTGACTCTGTTTTTTCCCTATTCCTTTGCATGCTATGAAATATTGATTAATTTTCTCTTTTGTCACTTTTCTGAATTtgtattgttttttaaaaaaattgggtatgattttctttttttaattttttttttttggattcgTTGGTGCACATATACATATTCATTATGATTTGGGCTGAATCATTATGTTATCTTCCTGtttgtaaaaaatatttgacGGCCTGAGGTTTTAACTTGTAAAATTTTGTCTAACCATTTTTTCAAGCAATGGAAGGAAATAGCGGTGATGATCAGCTATACATTCCCCAAGTTGTAGATGATCGAAAACCAAAAATTGGGATGAAATTTGCATCACTAGAGGAGGCATTTTCATTCTATAACCAATATGCACGAGAATCCGGATTTAGTGCGAGAATAAGCAATAGCAAGAAAAATAAGGCAAATGAAGTTGTTTGGAAaaaatttgtatgttttaaaGAAGGGCATATAGATAAAACCCGGTCAAATAAACAGGTAAAATGTGATCAACCGAAAAAAGAAAGAGCTCGTGGTGAAGTTAGAACTGGATGTAAGTCAAAGATTTCAGTTGTCAAGAACCAAACTGGTACTAATTGGGTTTTCAGTACCGTCATGGAAAGTCATAATCATCCACTCTCGACTCCTTCAAAGGTACATTTGCTACGCTCACATCGTAATTTTTCAGCAGCAAAGAAAACACTAACTCAACAGTTTTCAGAAGCCAATATGCCAACTTGTCAACAAATGAGATTATTGGAGATAGAGTACGGAGGACCTGAACATGTAGGTTGCACAGAAAGAGATATCAGAAACTCTGAGAGAACTCTAAGAGATGAACAAAAGGGTATTGATGCCGAATCACTGATTGAGCTATTTGAGTTTGAGAAAGAGAAGAATTCAgattttttctttgattatgagaCTGATTCAGATAATAGATTTATTAGGTGTTTTTGGGCAGATCCTGTATCAAGAAGGGCATACAGTGTATTTGGTGATGCAGTTGTGTTTGATACAACATATAACACCAACAAATATGGGATGATTTTCGCGCCATTTGTAGGGgttaatcatcatcatcaaacaATTGTTTTTGGTTGCGGATTTATAAGTGACGAGAAAACTGAGTCTTTTGTTTGGTTGTTTAACAAGTTTATAGAAGCCATGTTTAAAGATAAACCAAACATCATCATTACTGACCAGGATCCTGCTATGACGAAAGCCATtgctacaatttatcacatccaatagaatagtgtcacatcattggtgggcatgataggtgggcacttgaaagaaactctatatatatataaaaaaaatttcagttgCCCAACCAATGATGTCCAACTCGTCTccaaccactaaaacccggtatcgtgttttagttatgcaaaaaataaaaaaaaactaaaacccggtatcgGGTTTTAATGATCGGGGACGAGTTGGAGAAATAGTGTTGGGAAGCTGAAAAGTcttattagatatatatatatatagagaagtTTTCAACTCCTCAACAATTCTTGCCCAACTTGTATCCGACCATTAAAATTCGATAccggattttaattttttttttttttttttcatatcaacATGGTACCGAATTTTAGAGGTCGGAAACATCTTTTGTTGGGcatctcaaaatatatcaaaatttctatATTCTATACATGTATATACTGCAAAGTGCAAATCTGGTTTCCATCGCTCGTTTGGCTTCCCTTTGACATCTCGTTCTCGCTTCACcaatttttctttcttcttcggAATTCCCTAAATTAAAAACGTAGGACTCCTTTATCGATTTTTCATGCGtttacagtgaattatgttgtattcattatcattatcattatcATAAGAATAATTATTATTACAATTTTTTTGGTTTAGTGTGTGTGGATGGCTTCATCAGTCAGCTCTCTTGCCTCTTCTGCTCCCCTCCATCTGCAAGATCATGTTAAGGTATAAACTTATTCTATTTTGCTCTATTGAGGGATACCCTTTTAATCTGCTGAAAGTAGATGACAAGAATATTGTTCAAATATGTCTTTATTATCATCAATATGATTTGGCAGGCAAATATGAGTCTTGGAACTTCCAATCGGATCAGTACCTTCTCGGGGAAAGATTTTACCAGGGCAAAGGTGTGTTTAGGCCTTTACATACCATGTCATtctgattattttttttcaaaaaataacaataatagcATGTTGTTTGTGCTTCCGTGCATGGTTGTGGTTGTGAATTCTTCTTTTAATGTTTTCCTTTTCCATTTTATTAGCTCCATATGAAAGTAATTACTTTGGAAAATTATCTTTATCGACCAGATTAGATATGTACTCTTCTCTTAATATGTTTGCTGCAGCGCATAAGTTGTAGCTATTGAGTTGTGAtttatgatgtttgattgaTTAACTCGTGGGTGGTGTATCTTTGTGTATGCGTGTGTCAATCGAGTGGATAATGGAATTCGTATAGATTAAGGGCATCGGGACAATACTTTCTTCAAAGACATTAATTTCTATCATCCAGGTGCAAATGATTAACAAGAAACTAACCTTCCAGATATAAAACCTATAATCTAAGAAATCTGAGAGTTACACTCTTTCAGATCTCAATGGAGCAAGAAATCAAGAAGTTTGaacaaaagataataaaaataaataaggatGAATTCTTTATAGAATTTGGAAAGTTGGGATTAAAAGGAGACATCATTGACCAAAAAGACATGGCACCTATTAATTTGAAATTAACACCTAATCATTCTAAATTTGAACGATTTTAATTGGTTGTGCCCGAACCATTGGAATGGTTACGAACCTTTTCGGCCCTTACACGCACAGATATCAGCAGAATTTCATGATATATATGACAGTTTCAGCAGGAATTTCATGCATCGATGCATACCCCTTTCTTTCCACGTCTCACTCTCCTATGTTATATTTCTACCAGTGTTTCAGTCGGACAAGCATGACTATTGCCGTAAATGCTTCCCGATTCAACAACATAACAATGGCCCCTCCTGATCCCATTCTTGGAGTTTCTGAAGCATTCAGAGCAGACTCAAACGAAATGAAGCTTAACCTTGGCGTGGGTGCCTATCGCACTGAAGAACTTCAACCATATGTGCTTAATGTTGTTAAGAAAGTGAGCTCTTTAGTGTATTTTGCTGCATAACTTTGTTGCAATCAGTGTTTTAACACACATTTGATCATAAGAAATACTTTTTGAcaacacttttttaaaaacatttctGTAGGCTGAAAGCCTCATGCTTGAAAGGGGTGAAAACAAGGAGGTATTTGATTAAACATAGATTATTAAGTAGCATTATCTTCAGGATTCTAGATCACTTACAATCATAAATTTCACTATGCAGTACTTGCCAATCGAAGGTTTGGCTGCATTCAACAAGGTTACAGCAGAATTGTTGTTTGGAGCAGATAATACTGTGATTCAACAACAAAGAGTATGAGAGATACAGTTTTCTTCTCTATCTGAAGAATTATTATGTCTCTACAATTATTTGAGTTGGTTTAAGAACTTGATTTATATGTGGATCTCTTTGCTCGGCACAGGTTGCCACTGTTCAGGGTCTTTCAGGAACTGGATCACTGCGGCTTGCTGCAGCTTTCATAGAGCGATATTTTCCTGGTTCCAAAGTTTTGATATCGTCTCCAACTTGGGGTATTTGTTACCATGCTCTCGAACTTGTCTGAAAAATATGTTGGCATTTGCACTCTAACAAATGTGTTTTTGAAGGGAACCACAAGAATATTTTCACCGATGCTCGAGTTCCCTGGTCCGAGTATCGCTATTATGACCGTAAAACTGTTGGATTGGATTTTGTTGGGATGTTATCTGACATAAAGGTTATATTGCCACATCTCAGCTCCTA comes from the Henckelia pumila isolate YLH828 chromosome 1, ASM3356847v2, whole genome shotgun sequence genome and includes:
- the LOC140861947 gene encoding protein FAR1-RELATED SEQUENCE 5-like; translated protein: MEGNSGDDQLYIPQVVDDRKPKIGMEFASLEEAFSFYNQYAQESGFSARISNSKKNKTNEVVWKKNVCFKEGHTDETRSNKQVKCDQPKKERARGEFRTGCKSKISVVKNQTGNNWVVSTFMESHNHPLSTPSKFIEAMSKDKPNIIITDQDPAMTKAIAQVFPQTVHRYCLWHILNKFTDKLDPINFRDHYRSIKNVIANSIAPDEFENSWKEVIKYANLEKNDWLSLMYELRHKWVPAYFNHIFSAGMSSSLRSESSHAFFKRALRHQRHNELVANHIDMNEHPKTKTIWPMETQMVKVYTKKKWMEFQNEMNESHGYHLQKTSIGVELVVYDTYVSFFRINQVSQFPEKYILKRWTRDAKVGAICYMPEQNVIEDPERCLISRHSKLSYRASVLIDNASLTNEGTRFLDEQFDYIDSKIREINSSRTFNSGIQMKKTRDETLGIIDPSEVRTKGCGKRLKSSKEKSTSKTRLCHGCGRRGVSHDKRNCPNLCDGSIVDNHHNNDDNTDEEDFESIAGSNNMKTTGVCFND
- the LOC140861954 gene encoding protein FAR1-RELATED SEQUENCE 5-like, with amino-acid sequence MEGNSGDDQLYIPQVVDDRKPKIGMKFASLEEAFSFYNQYARESGFSARISNSKKNKANEVVWKKFVCFKEGHIDKTRSNKQVKCDQPKKERARGEVRTGCKSKISVVKNQTGTNWVFSTVMESHNHPLSTPSKVHLLRSHRNFSAAKKTLTQQFSEANMPTCQQMRLLEIEYGGPEHVGCTERDIRNSERTLRDEQKGIDAESLIELFEFEKEKNSDFFFDYETDSDNRFIRCFWADPVSRRAYSVFGDAVVFDTTYNTNKYGMIFAPFVGVNHHHQTIVFGCGFISDEKTESFVWLFNKFIEAMFKDKPNIIITDQDPAMTKAIATIYHIQ